The following nucleotide sequence is from Paroedura picta isolate Pp20150507F chromosome 1, Ppicta_v3.0, whole genome shotgun sequence.
tctcagggctctctcagcctcccctccctcacagggtgtctgtggtggggagaggaaagggaaggcgattggaagccactttgaaaatccttcgggtagagaaaagtggcatcttagaaccaactcttcttcttctgcagtaatatcagggctctctcagcctcccctccctcacagggtgtctgttgtggggagaggaaagggaaggcgactggaagctgctttgagactcctttgggtagagaaaagtggcatcttagaaccaactcttcttcttcttctgcagtaatctcagggctctctcagcctcccgtccctcacagggcgtctgttttggggagaggaaagggaaggcgaatggaagccgctttgagactcctttggatagggaaaagtggcatctaagaaccaactcttcttcttcttcaataatctcagggctctctcagcctcccctccctcacagggtgtctgttgtggggagaggaaagggaacgcgaccgtaagcccctttgagactcctttgggtagagaaaagcagcatataagaatcaactcttcttcttcttcaataatctcagggctctctcagcctcacccacctcacagggtgtctgttgtggggagaggaaaggaaaggcgattggaagccacttccttcgggtagagaaaagtggcatcttagaaccaactcttcttcttcttcttcagtaatctcagggctctctcagcctcccgtcccttacagggtgtctgttttggggagaggaaagggaaggcgattggaagccactttgaaactccttcgggtagagaaaagtggcatcttagaaccaactcttcttcttcttcagtaatctcagggctctctcagccccacatccctcacagggtgtctgttttggggagaggaaagggaaggcgattggaagccgctttgaaactccttcgggtagagaaaagtggcagaaccaactcttcttcttctgcagtaatatcagggctctctcagcctcccctccctcactgggtgtctgttgtggggagaggaaagggaaggcgactggaagctgctttgagactcctttgggtagagaaaagcagcatataagaatcaactcttcttcttcttcaataatctcagggctctctcagcctcccgtcccttacagggtgtctgttttggggagaggaaagggaaggcgattggaagccactttgaaactccttcgggtagagaaaagtggcatcttagaaccaactcttcttattctgcagtaatatcagggctctctcagcctcccctccctcactgggtgtctgttgtggggagacgaaagggaaggcgactggaagctgctttgagactcctttgggtagagaaaagtggcatcttagaaccaattcttcttcttcttctgcagtaatctcagggctctctcagcctcccgtccctcacagggtatctgttttggggagaggaaagggaaggcgattggaagccactttgaaactccttcgggtagagaaaagtggcatcttagaaccaactcttcttcttctgcagtaacatcagggctctctcagcctcccctccctcactgggtgtctgttgtggggagaggaaagggaaggcgactggaagctgctttgagactcctttgggtagagaaaagcagcatataagaatcaactcttcttcttcttcaataatctcagggctctctcagcctcccgtcccttacagggtgtctgttttggggagaggaaagggaaggcaactggaagccactttgagcctccttcgggtagagaaaagcagcatctaagaaccaactcttcttcttctgcagtaatatcagggctctctcagcctcccctccctcacagggtgtctgttgtggggagaggaaagggaaggcgattggaagccactttgaaactccttcgggtagagaaaagcagcatctaagaaccaactcttcttcttctgcagtaatatcagggctctctcagcctcccctccctcacagggtgtctgttgtggggagaggaaagggaaggcgattggaagccactttgaaactccttcgggtagagaaaagcagcatataagaatcaactcttcttcttctgcagtaatatcagggctctctcagcctcccctccctcactgggtgtctgttgtggggagaggaagggaaggctgctttgagactccttcaggtagtgaacagGGTGGTacaaaaaagccagctcttctcttcttatcTGTCCTAGCCAAAGGCTCTTTTGTGCATGCCACTGGGCACCAATttggttctgctgcctcagaccaataaGGGAACCCACCTGAATGCAGCTTATTCTTCGCAAGGCCTCCAGGGGTTGAAGGGTGCCACCTGGTGGTGATGCTGGCCCAGGTATGTAGCAAGAACTTTTTGTTAGAGGGGCCAATTTCTTGTTAGAGGGGCAGTTTAGCACAATGGATGTTTTAGCCCCATTATGTTTCTGAGTGGGCCTGCCATGCTTGTACTTCTAAATAATGACAAGAAGATGTATGTCACGCTAGAAATGTTTGAAGTGTATTACAAAGAATGTATATGAGGAACATATAGCTGAGCCCTCTTGAACAGACAGCACACCGCTCAGTTCTGTGTTTTAGTGGGATGTGGGGCAAGGGGGACTATGCAGGCTGGATTGAGTGAGGCCGCATGAAAAGCTGGGGACAGAAAACCTGGCAATGGCTGTTTTCCTGGACAGCAAGCGAGTCACTAATCTGGGAACCTCCTTGGCGTCATATCACAGACCCCTTCTGTGATCTCTCATGGCAGACTTGCCTTGATTACTACCAAGGTAATTTCATACTATTCTTGGTCATTCGtgcttacttagaatcatagagttggaagggaactccaggatcatctagtccaactacctgcccacccacagtgcccccaattccatgtctaaatgaagcccccccccaataaaaaaacctccagaatttctggtcagtctggcctggatgaaTTTCACCTTTcgcctggcaaaggtggtagatgCTCGGTAGATGCTACCTGCGTGACCTGTGTCTCCACTGGCCAGGAGGTGTCACTCCCAGAGTCGTAGCAGATTGAATAGCTGTTAGCTGGAcaccatccaggctgggcaatcAGACTTCCTTGCCTGGTTCTTTCATACCCAGGAGTAGCAAGGAGGATCCCACCTGCAGCCTGGGCGTTACCATCGCTGCCCCAGGCAAAAGAACGtgccagaagccctgctgggtcaggccgatGGGGTCATGTTCCATGTCAGCCTTGCTGGTAACGCCCAGGCTGCAGGTGTGGTCctccttgctccccctccccttggcttGGCCTTCCGGACACGGAGGCTCACGCGAGTGTTCTGCATGCATCATAACTTGTGTTTCCTGTCTGCAAACCACTGGAGTCTCTCTCTGGATGTTTGCACCCCTGCTTGCAATGCCAGATGAGCTGGCTCTGATAGCCACACTCTCAAAGACCCAGCAGTTTGTGAGAATGGCCTTTCCTGAGCATTGCTGGGGTGTGCGTGGGGGTCCGGAGGTATAACAGCACTGACCCTCCCAAGAGGCCCTCAGTGTCTGCAATCACCAGCCTGCCTGTATCAACTTCTCTCCGTGTTTCCTGATGTACTCTCAATAAGACTATCTTCACCTTGTGCTCCAATGCTGGAACTTGTTTGTTAGCTCAAGAGGGGAACCGTTGTGGACTGTATCCTTGAGGTTCGTGACTaacggcccctccagtccaaccctctgtgctgCCCAGGTAACATCAGCAGAGGAACACTTGAATAATCTACCTGGGGAAAAGTTGCAAAACAGGTCTATGACTAGTTTCCTTTCAGTGTTTTGGAGATTTATCCTCTGAGTCATTTGTGACTGCACTGATATGATGTTTTTGGAGACTTTGTCCCCTGAGAAATCTGTGACTACATTGGTCTTTTTGGAGATTCCTTCTTCTGAGATATCTGTGACTGTATTGaatggacatttatttatttaacttgttttaaatattttggtgtagtgattaggagcgcagacttctaatctggcgagccgggtttgagaaaagtggcatataaaaaccaactcttcttcttcttcttcttcttcttcttcttcttcttcttcttcttcttcttcttcttcttcttcttcttcttcttcttcttcttctcatcttcctcctcttcctcctcctcctccttaattaATGTGTTATTTATATTGTAGCTACCACAGCTTCTCAAGAGGCAgcgaattccatgtgttaattactctttgtggGAAaaatgcccgccccccccccagaaacacgctcaagatccccagccatggagaaaagttggcctcaaccagggtcaggggcttctgtcCTGGTGCCACCCTGGTGGAAGGCTCTCTCGGGCAAGATCCGGGCCCCGGGGacctaaagcagttccgcagggcctgcaagagagagctgTTCCCCTGAGCCCACAAAACAACATCCACACCCGCCTCCCGACACACAGAACACCTGCACGCCAatgccttatggcaggggtagtcaaactgcggccctccagatgtccatggactacaattcccatgagcccctgccagtgtttgctggcaggggctcatgggaattgtagtccatggacatctggagggccgcagtttgactccccttgACTTATGGGATTCgctccccccttcttcttgggGTTTTAACACAAATTGGTTTTCATGTTTTAACTATTGTTCCTACTAATTGCTGTGAGACAACCTGAGTCTTCAGGGAAGGATGGTGTAGACgttgaaatacataaataaataggccTGTCATATTGTCTGCCTCTGAGTCCCTTCAACTAGAGATGCTACCTGGGATTGAAgccaggactttctgcatgcagggcACCAAGCCACAGCCATCCCCCAATTTTTTTTGCCAGCTGCTAGGCATGACAgccaaatggaacctccatggacTAAAGAAGTATACCTCTGAGTGCTAGATGTGGGTgtcctgggttgccaggtttgtggaattatcatatggctgtgtttggatgtgtgacacagtttactaatataacaggattaacttttgcttatatattcccactgtcataatGGTCACTTcttagtctaaggaagagtgcttgcactcgaaagctcacgccttgaataaatctttgttggtcttacaggtgcccccggactctgattttgctttgttgtgctgcttcagaccaacacggctacccatctgaatctaccaTCCTGCTTGTGAGCTTTCCGCAGGCCTCTAGCTGGACTCAGGAGGATGGCCTGAAAAGCCCCTCCGTCTGGCAACAgggtggaggaaggaagaggcagacCCTCCCTGGGCTGGAGGACAACCGGCGTGATCCCCACAAGACAAAGGACATGCTGCtgagggagcctgagggccttgtTTCTCGTGATGGTCTGCAGCGGAAGGAAAGTGAGACGAGTTCAGGGGCTGAAGAGGAAACGGCTGTGGTCTAAGGAGGGGCCCGAGTGCCAACCTGAGGACTGTGCCGGAAGAGACCAGGGTGCTGTGCAGGAGCGAAGGTGGACAGCGCTGCGGGAGAGGCAGAGATGGGGGCCCCTGGCTATGGGTGGGGGGTGGCGCTGCTGCTGGGTCTCCTGTCCTCAGGTGAGCTTTCCTCAAAGGCTGGCCCAAACCTGCCTTCCCTTCGGGACACCCAAGGGGGGCCAGGGATCCCTCCTTTGAGAGTGGCGGTGTCCACCCTGGAGTCAGGAGGCTTTTTACTGGGCGAAATCTGGCTGCTGGCTTCGCCTTGCTTGTCCTCTCTCTGTCTCACGCCTCCGTTCTGCTTGCCCTCCTCAGGGACTGCCCCCAGGCCCACTCTGGATCCGTCCCACCATCGAGTGGATGgcctccagggagggacggtCTCACTTCGGGTACTCATCGGCTCATTCCAAAGAGTAGCCCAAATCGAGTGGAAATTCCGGCCCCCAGCGGGCCCCACGCTTGCCATTGCCGACGTCACAAACGGAAAACTGGAGCGGCCCAACCCTGGCGACCGATTTGGGCAGCGGCTAGAGACGGCCGGCGAGGCCACGCTGCGGATTGCTGAGCTGGAGCTGGAGGACGGAGGTGTCTACACGGCCCGCGTGAGGCTGGCCTCGGCTGTGGTTCAGGAGCACAGCTTCAACTGCACCGTCCACCGTAAGGGGAGGCCACGCGGGGAACGGGCGGATCGGTGCCGTGTTCCTCGCACAGTAACGGACAGCGGGAGGACTCAGAGGTGTTCCTTCTCCTCCGCAGGGCCCGTGCCGGAGCCCCAGATACGCCACCGAGTGACCTCCCAGACGGCCGAGGGGTGCAATGTCACCCTGCAGTGCCTGCCGCCTGCACAGGGAGGATCCAGCGTCTCCTGGGGAAGCGGGATCCCCCCTAGCATCCTGGAAGGAAGGTCGGACTGGTACCGGCTCTCTGCCGAGGGGACGGACCTCCACTTGTCCTGGGGGCCTggctcctcaagctccaccttcACCTGCCTGCTCAGCAGCCCCGTGGAGCAGAAGGCCGCCTCCTTGGACTTGCTCAGCATCTGCCAGAGTGCGGGTGAGTCGGATGGCGACTGGGAATGTAATTGTCCGAATTAAATTATAATCCCCCGTTCAGTTTGTTCCTGCCTGGTCCCAATCACCCCCTCCTTGGGGGCCCTTAGGGGAGCCTCTCGCCCGCTCTTCTGGCTTCGTGGAGGTCCCTGGCAGGGCTGAGCCGTCCAGCTTCCCCACGGAGACAAAACCTCTCTGGGGCAACGCCCATGGCCCCCAACCCCCGTTTCCCAATGCAGGATTGAGACTGGAGCACCCCCCTCGCCCAgcactgggatggggggggggcttttctgtTCCCCCAGGGACCTGACTCATCCCCCACAAAGCAGCAGCCTCTGGGGGCCACAGATCTGGGGGGGCAGCTCTGAGCCAGGGGGATTCTTCCCAGTGAGCAGGCGGGCCGGGAGCCCTCCTTGtgtcccccttctccttctgggGCCCTCGGGAGCCCCCCCCTTTGCTGGATCTGAACAAAGCTTCATCCagctgctccaccccccccccccgcaaaccagGGTTTCTGTGAGCCGGAGGTgttcagggagagggagagccggAGGCCTTGcagggggaggaaatggcagcgaGGGGGGAGTTGTGGTCCGAGGGGGCAGGGAGCCGGCGCCTGTGCTGAGCCAgaggtgaggggggtgggggagaaggagcaggCATGGGGCCCCACAGCTattggaggctgctgctgctgctgccgctcctGGCCCTCCTTTCCTCAGGTGAGCCAAGCATCTGGCTGAGACTGGCTTGCACATCCGTTGAAGGACCCTGAGAACTGGGGCACAGTGGGGcccttggctccctcccctctgGCCTCTTCGGAAGCCCCGGGTGGGggtgaggaaggttgagaaggaGCCTGTAGAATGGCGGAGGGGAGTCTGCTGGTGGTCTCAGGGAGAAGGCAGGTCAGCCGTAACATTTGGCCCATGCAATTTCGGTTGTTGCCAAAGGAGGTGAATTCTGTGTCCTCTGAGCCAGGCTGCTCTCAACGTGAAAATCCTGCTTGTTTTTTGCTGTGGTGTATCTCAGGGGGCCTGTTCATAGGGGAGGCATCCGATCTGCCAGGATCTCCTGCGCCTGAGTGGCCTTGCTGTGGACTGAGGCACAGAGAGCCCTCAgcagccccccccttccaaaaaaaaaaaggatgctaTTTTcatcccacctttcccagggGCTGCTCTTCACCCAAAAGAGGGGGGAGTCCTGTTCTGGTGAGAGGAGGGGTGTGAAGGAAGGGCCATCCCACCCAGTCCAGTCCACTTgatttagaagaaaaacaaattattccTTGGCTTGAAACATTAgctccccccccgaaaaaaatggTTCAAATGCAGGCGCTGGAAGTATTCCAGCAGAGAATGCACCTTTCCAGGTGAGTGGGATGCTGTGTCAAGTCTGTCCTGCAGGCACCTTGAGATGTCTGTCTGTTTTGTAACTTCCCTCTGAGCAGAGCCCCTTCCAGACCCCCGGATCCGTGCCCAGCTGGTCTCCAAGACGACAGAGGGATGCAATGTGACCCTGCAGTGTCTGGCACCCGGGCCGGGGAGCTTTAACATCTCCTGGGAAAGTGGGAAGTTCCAGCTTGGAGCCCTACAAGAAGGCTCAGAGCGGCACCGGCTCTCTGCTGAGGGTCCGGACCTCCGTTTGTCCTGGCGCTTCCCTTCCTCAGACGCCACTTTCACCTGCCTGGTCAGCAACCCAGTTGATCAGAAGAAAGCCTCACTGGACTTGGCCAGCATCTGCCAGAGTGAGGGTGAGTCCCGTGAGAATTTGAATGCAAATAAAAACATCTTCGACTTCAGGGTCCTTGTCCACGTACAGGCCCAACTGATGCCCCCGGAAGCCCACAACCAGGGCTGGAAGACAAAGGGACCCTCTGCGTATGGACCTTCcagtctgctctctctctctgtctctccatgAATACCTTTATCTCCTTTTTAGGCCATCTGAGCTAGTGGCTGAGGCACCTCATGAGGCTGCAGGTTTCTCATGAGTCAATTACGTGTTACTTGAGCTAATTATTCTGTGCTGTGTAGGAAAGGACTTCCCTTTGCTGGTGCTGAAACTGGAGGAATACCAGGAGCTGCCTCAGAGTCCCTgtcctgggagagggagagggtgggcttcatggttggcaaagtttaaatatgcaagatttgAAGCACCAGGGTGTTTTAATGACTAAAacatagaaagaggagaaaggatCCAAACTGTCTAACTACTGTTGCAAGCAGAGGGGAAGTCTCCTATTATGCCAATCAGGGCACTGAAGGAGATTATTTTGGCTATTCCaaccatgctaaatacacatcctctgatgccccctgcaggatattcttcagagttttgaatcatgcacacccagaattacagttcatcttcagacGAGAAAGTAGTTCTCTGGAGAAAAATGATGGTTTGGACGGGGAGTCTATGgcgttgtgccccactgaggtccctggaccccccccccccaaagctcatCTCAAATCTtttggactttcccaacctggatctgacaaccctcccTCCACAGCCCTCACTAGTGGCCAGGGGGAGACCTGCCAACCCgacgcacactacagatcttgcatattccagaatTTAGGGGGCAGGATCCAGGTGAGACCTCAGGTCCTCAGCCTACCTGCCAAAGGGGGAAATTGGCCTTTTCCCCATGTGGGCGTCAGGCTACAGTGTGGTGGGCAGTGGGCCTGTTTGCGTATTGCTCCCACCCTGCTCTAaagcccccttcccttctccccccctccccccacaggagCCTGCAGGTGCCTCTCCTGGGTGAGGGTGGCCATGCTGGTCGGACTCTTGGGGCAGATCCTCACCGTGGCCTCACTGGACATCCTGGAAAGGACGGGGCGGGAGCAGAACGGAGCGGCTGCAGGTGCAATGGCTTGAGTGGGACATCGTCGGTGGACTCTGGAGCCGAGAACGGGCCGCTGCAAAGGGCCTCCCAGAGCGCCAGCCATGGGGCACGCTGTGCAGAACTAGGAGGCAGACCAGCCTCTCTTAATCTAGCCTTTCTAAGCTTGGCTTAAATTGGACTCTAGCTCTGATTAGCCTCAGCAGTTACAGGAAGTACGTAATTACTTGGGATTTTGTGTGAAGGAGAAAAACCTCTCCTTTAAGGAATGTGAAAATTAGCTTAGAATTTGAGATTTACTTTAAAATTGGACCCCCTGTTTTTTTAAGCCTCAGCAATATTTAAACCCAAGCAGCACTTTGGTTTCCTGTTGGTTTCCCCCgagccccctttttttttaacctgactAAGTGTAACCCTTTCTAATGGGGCTATTTTTTCAAATTCATAGATGAAAGCACCTTTGCGGCTTGGCAAGGTGTGAAATTgcttaaaaatgtaaaaacattgCAGATGTTAAATAGATTCAATATaacaatctttaaataggacagggtcctattaaataaaagagtaaggccacctggggaggagttagggcgggccctgtccaggataaaaactcagagggcccaatcaggagccgcgaagcggctcctgattgggccctccgagtgtccatccagggccaagcagccagtggggaggcgcgcaaagtgccttcctattggcccctcaccaggacagaccaaaattccattcacccagcccagtctggctgccagtctgctcctgaccaccaaagggagagaaatcagtagggctgccaaaggggatgaaaacagaggcttggacaggctgcgccagccttttttgccccaaggctgtcctaactgtcatgtccaactgtgaattgcctcagagccctgacagagctggcaggaggctgcagagtgctccccctcccccccttcagccctgctgcgaaggagcctctgacaggccctgactgagggaaggaggcctttccaagagcaacgcaggggagcctgagagccttccttttgagggggggggctttccccttctgccaaacagttgcttgacagggaggccacagaaaagccccttctcacttcaaatactgctctggccgcggattagacacagccaagtcatgtgtctttcttctttgcaactctctgcagatttgaggccactgcacagcgttattctgcagaggaagctggctcttttgtctcctgtttcatctgcacaacaaccctgtgcagtaggcctcaagtccttcatttcaacaacaacctgtgtgggaggccttaaatgtttcttctctaccacaaccctgtccaaagtagccctttctgcctggggagctgatctttatactctgcaggtgagctgtaattccaggagctctccaggccacacctgtaggttggctaaccctgggttggaaatattcctggaggtttggaggtgggacttcaaaatcgtacaatgcctcagagtccagccttcaaaggagccatttttgcctgcagttggtagggaatggtgcaggtgtgtccctcctgggctatgggctatggccagccctcaccagcaactgtttgtattctggggcgcagacaggcagaccagcatcagtcctgtgagtctggaaagtgcaggaagatctaaataaatatttacagcctgaaactagatagagaacaagtaaatgtctggagacacatcgtcactgaaatagtaactggcaaataaccttggtctggcaaataaaaaaacagtattaaaaaccttactaaggtcaagactgctgtgcacagagtcttcctcttagggttgccagcttccatgtgaggctctctatcccacctccttcatggggagtctgctatggagagagaaggggaagacgattggaaaatgctttgagacacctgagacctgctgggtcactgcggcccattcccagttctctcagacctctcacagccccacatacctcacaggttgactattgtggagagacaaatggaaaaggtgtttgtaaactgctttgagactcctttgggttgtaagcgatagggtacaaaaat
It contains:
- the LOC143841795 gene encoding V-set and immunoglobulin domain-containing protein 10-like; protein product: MVCSGRKVRRVQGLKRKRLWSKEGPECQPEDCAGRDQGAVQERRWTALRERQRWGPLAMGTAPRPTLDPSHHRVDGLQGGTVSLRVLIGSFQRVAQIEWKFRPPAGPTLAIADVTNGKLERPNPGDRFGQRLETAGEATLRIAELELEDGGVYTARVRLASAVVQEHSFNCTVHRPVPEPQIRHRVTSQTAEGCNVTLQCLPPAQGGSSVSWGSGIPPSILEGRSDWYRLSAEGTDLHLSWGPGSSSSTFTCLLSSPVEQKAASLDLLSICQSAEPLPDPRIRAQLVSKTTEGCNVTLQCLAPGPGSFNISWESGKFQLGALQEGSERHRLSAEGPDLRLSWRFPSSDATFTCLVSNPVDQKKASLDLASICQSEGACRCLSWVRVAMLVGLLGQILTVASLDILERTGREQNGAAAGAMA